In Arcanobacterium canis, the sequence GATGATGACGTGGTGATCGCCCGGATCAAAGACCACGTGGATAATCCAGCGTGAATTGACACGTTCACATAAATCAACGAAATAGACGCCCATTATTTCACCTGACGTTGAATAATCTCATTCAACGCTTGCTGCGTGGACTGCGAGTCGCGTAGGTACGAAGTGAAATCGGTGCCGAGATGATCAAGTGGTGAACCTTCCTCCACGATTGCCCAGATCGGCGTGCCGGAAGCCCGATAATCGGAGAATTTCGACGGGAGGAAAGGGTTAATTCCCATTGATTCTGTTGCACACGCATCCGTGACGAGGAGAACGTCAAATTCGCGACACGCGCCAAGGAATTCAATGTAGGGCAGGTAGGGGTGAGCATGAACACGACCGCGCAGTCCTGCGCTTTCAATTTCGGTCTCAAGCGCGTCAAAAGTCCCTGTGAAAATATGCAGATGTACCCGAGGATCGGATTTGCCAAGCGCGGCGAAAATTTCGCTAAAGCCTCGGTTGGCATACACCGAGCCAAAATATCCAATATTGATTGCTGATGGATCAAGATTAAGCGACGGCCGTGCAGCGTCGAATAAGGCTGTGCTCGGCGCGGGATGTGGACGGATCTCCGTCTTGGCTCGATAGCGTTGCGCTTCCTCTGGAGAATAATGAGCAAGCATATATGAGAGCTGATGGGGATTCGTCACGATGATGCGATCTGCGAGTTCAAATGCTACGCGTTCGATAAAACCAAAGAGGAGATTTTCGCTCTCTAATTCGGGGGATCCGGCAATGATCTCCCCAGACACATCATCACCGGCCCTATTACCAGGGCGAGTATGCCCTTCGGCATTCGTCCGAAGTGGATCGGAGAATTCTGCAACCCAATTCAGCTCAGGATGTCGGCGTTTGAAGAGCGCTGCTGCCAGGTGCGATCCCGGCCATAATGCACGCGAATACATGGATTCATAAGCAGTTGTGGCTGCCCAGCTCTCTGCTGTCTGGCAGGCTTGGGTAGCGAATTGAGCGATCTCATCCCAGTTTCCAAAAGACGTTGGGGTAGGAAGATATGATGCTCGCTTGACCCAGCGCGAAGCCAGGAGGTCAAGAGAATGGTCTGTCCGGCGTCGTGTCCCCATATCGTTGGCAATAACGTCAGAGTATTGACGACGTTGCGACACGACTTTTGCTGCAATGACGCCTGCTGTATCAGCAAAAGGCGGGAAGCAGTAGGAGAACACAAGTTGCGTCGCATCTGGGCGTGGAATTTCCTCCCACGGGAAACGGACGACGCCGGCCTGCACGATTTGTTCCTCCAGCTGGTCCATGTCCTGCGGGTGTGAGGCAATATAATTGCGGATAAAACTTGCCTGAGCCCCCACACGTGAGGCAATGGCATCGTGGACACCTGATCCAAGCTGCAGACGCTGGACAGCTGCAATGACATCGAGCCGTTGCGTCACATTGAAATCGAAAGACTCGTTTGTCCTCGATACTGAGTGCTCCGTGAGCAGACGACGGTAGGCGCTGTTTGCGGAGCTGACACGCGCAACTGACAAATGTGGGTATGCCAGCAACGACGCCCAAAAGACGACATCTTCACCTGAGCGCAAATCTTCATTGAAGCGCAGTGTCTGGAGAACAGGAGTGGGAAGGAGTTTGCAGGCATTGAAAGACAGCAACCAAGGGTAATCGACCACTTCACCACCGTTGATTTGCGAAATCTTACGGTTGAGAGCGTTCTGCGGGTTCACCGATCCCGACGGCGTCACATCGACGATTGGGTTGACCACAACAGTTAGTGGTTGGGCAAGTGCCAGAGCTTGCTCGAGGTATTCAGGTTCGAAAGTATCGTCGGCATCGAGAAAGACACTATAGGCGCGATTGGCGAGTCGAATGCCGAGGTTCCGTGCGGCGCCCGCACTAGCGATCAAGTTGCGATACCACCGCAGGTTGAATCGATCTTCCGCAGCCAGCAATTCGCCGCTTCCATCGTCGGGGCCGTTCAGCACCACGATGACCTCGAAACGCTCGGGAGGAAGGGACTGGTGTGCCAAAGAATCGAGAAGCGCAGGTAGGTATGCACGTGACTTATATGCTGGCACGATGACGGACACCCCGTCGGCAAGCTGCGAAGAGCGTGTGAGGTCAACTGGGATAGTAGGTTCCCGGTGAATACGTCCCAGAGAACGGATCAGTGAATCAGAATCTAAAACCATTTGCGTAGCTTTCTGCGCAGACTACGGACCCGCTTGAGAACTGAGCCGATTGGCGTGTCCGTGACGAAATGCCATTCTCGTTTCCAATCAGCAAATCTGATTGCGAGTTCGTCGTAGTCAGTGTTATCCCCAATTTTTGGGCGCTCAACGAGCGTTTCGAACGGAACATGCGCTCCGGAAGCAATTTGGGCACTGGCAAGGTCCTCGTCGGCACGCTGTGAGCGTTGTGCGGTAAGGCAGTGGCCGAGGGTGACAACTGCGAGTGCTGCGTCGAGATCGAAGGGCGGCGACGGGGCGTACTCGGGCGGCCCGATCCACAGTGCCTCGCCGTTGATGCACGCTACACGCGGTGGTTGAATATGCGCCAGTACTCCCGCAAGTGAGTCAGTCCCAACGACGAGAAGCGGACAGTTTGCGTCAGCTGCGCAAGCTTCAACCTGGCCGAGCGTCAGGGAATCGAGGTCGGCCACCACTCCATCCACTTCTGTGATGATCTGCGCGAGGGCCTCGATACTTGGAACAAAAACAGAGCCACTGGGAAGTGCAGGAATCATGCCTGTTTGGCCCATATATGCCAGTGTTCCCTCAGGCCACATATGCTGTCCCGTCATCGTCATGCATGAGCTCCACCCTTGGGAAGCGCGCACGGCAATCTGCCTCGATTTCAGCCATGATCTTCGGGCTGCCCTTGGCTGAATGCCAGGCCCACCGTTCGTACATCTTAGTGATTTCTTCGGGGTCGCCGTCGGCAAGAATTCCACCGTCATGCAACCAAATCACGCGGTTACACAGTTCACGG encodes:
- a CDS encoding glycosyltransferase, whose protein sequence is MVLDSDSLIRSLGRIHREPTIPVDLTRSSQLADGVSVIVPAYKSRAYLPALLDSLAHQSLPPERFEVIVVLNGPDDGSGELLAAEDRFNLRWYRNLIASAGAARNLGIRLANRAYSVFLDADDTFEPEYLEQALALAQPLTVVVNPIVDVTPSGSVNPQNALNRKISQINGGEVVDYPWLLSFNACKLLPTPVLQTLRFNEDLRSGEDVVFWASLLAYPHLSVARVSSANSAYRRLLTEHSVSRTNESFDFNVTQRLDVIAAVQRLQLGSGVHDAIASRVGAQASFIRNYIASHPQDMDQLEEQIVQAGVVRFPWEEIPRPDATQLVFSYCFPPFADTAGVIAAKVVSQRRQYSDVIANDMGTRRRTDHSLDLLASRWVKRASYLPTPTSFGNWDEIAQFATQACQTAESWAATTAYESMYSRALWPGSHLAAALFKRRHPELNWVAEFSDPLRTNAEGHTRPGNRAGDDVSGEIIAGSPELESENLLFGFIERVAFELADRIIVTNPHQLSYMLAHYSPEEAQRYRAKTEIRPHPAPSTALFDAARPSLNLDPSAINIGYFGSVYANRGFSEIFAALGKSDPRVHLHIFTGTFDALETEIESAGLRGRVHAHPYLPYIEFLGACREFDVLLVTDACATESMGINPFLPSKFSDYRASGTPIWAIVEEGSPLDHLGTDFTSYLRDSQSTQQALNEIIQRQVK